A single Mustelus asterias chromosome 4, sMusAst1.hap1.1, whole genome shotgun sequence DNA region contains:
- the lcat gene encoding phosphatidylcholine-sterol acyltransferase isoform X2 gives MRRSTQYFTLWLNLNMFLPIGIDCWLDNIRLLYNRTIKRSSNSPGVVTRIPGFGKTYSVEYLDPLKLAGYLHTLVQFLVNAGYVRDETVRAAPYDWRVAAYEQEEYFDKLKKLIEEMHRAYNKPVYLLGHSMGNLYILYFLKEQSQEWKDKFIHGFISLGAPWGGTVKSLTVLASGDNYGLALDLLKIREQQRTTTTNPWLLPTTRAWPADHVFVSTPSYNYTYNDYRKFFTDIGYEDGWFKWQHSKGFLTDLPPPGVEVYCMYGTEAPTPMTYIYDEGFPSSQPVKIIYGNGDNTVTLKSLSLCREWQDQQQQKVHVVEFPGKQHFDKIYDIQALEVIQDILLGNYSNHQVDSRN, from the exons ATGAGGAGAAGCACTCAATACTTCACATTGTGGCTTAATCTGAACATGTTCCTGCCCATTGGAATTGACTGCTGGCTGGACAATATCAG ACTTCTTTACAACCGAACAATAAAGAGAAGCTCTAATTCACCTGGAGTGGTGACCCGGATTCCTGGCTTTGGGAAGACCTACTCCGTGGAATATCTGGATCCATTGAAACTAGCAG GGTACTTGCACACATTGGTGCAGTTCTTGGTGAATGCGGGCTATGTTCGTGATGAGACCGTGCGGGCAGCCCCATATGACTGGCGAGTGGCAGCAT ATGAGCAAGAAGAATATTTTGATAAATTGAAGAAACTAATTGAGGAAATGCACAGAGCCTACAACAAGCCAGTTTATCTGTTGGGCCACAGCATGGGGAATCTGTACATCCTGTACTTCCTGAAAGAACAGTCCCAGGAATGGAAAGACAAATTCATTCACGGATTCATATCTCTCGGAGCTCCATGGGGGGGTACAGTTAAATCTCTCACTGTGCTTGCTTCAG GGGACAACTATGGCCTTGCACTTGACCTCCTGAAGATACGTGAGCAACAGCGAACGACAACAACCAATCCTTGGTTACTGCCCACCACACGGGCCTGGCCAGCAGACCATGTCTTTGTCTCCACACCAAGCTACAACTACACATATAATGACTATAGGAAGTTCTTCACTGATATAGGATATGAAGATGGCTGGTTCAAGTGGCAACACAGCAAGGGTTTTCTGACGGACTTGCCTCCACCAGGGGTGGAAGTGTACTGCATGTATGGCACAGAAGCCCCGACACCAATGACTTATATTTATGATGAAGGCTTTCCTTCCAGCCAGCCAGTAAAGATCATTTATGGTAATGGTGATAACACCGTTACTCTGAAAAGCTTGTCCCTGTGCAGAGAATGGCAGGACCAGCAACAGCAGAAAGTTCATGTGGTGGAATTTCCAGGCAAACAGCATTTTGACAAGATTTATGACATTCAAGCCTTAGAGGTCATCCAAGATATTTTGTTAGGGAATTATTCCAATCACCAAGTCGATTCCAGAAACTAG